The Punica granatum isolate Tunisia-2019 chromosome 4, ASM765513v2, whole genome shotgun sequence genome has a window encoding:
- the LOC116202555 gene encoding integrin-linked protein kinase 1-like isoform X2, translating to MDLVAQLRRGISRQFSTGSIKRSLSRQFTRQSSLDPRRHNLRFSFGRQSSLDPIRRSPQNDRFSVPENLDSTMQLLFLACRGDVKGVEDLLNEGVDVNSIDLDGRTALHIAACEGHVEVVELLLSRKANIDARDRWGSTAVADAKFYGHEEVYNILKSRGAILPKMRKTPMAVTNPREVPDYELNPLELQVRRADGISKGTYQVAKWNGTKVSVKILDKESCSQPDTINAFKHELELLEKARHPNVVQFVGAVTQNIPMMIVLEYPSKGDLESYLRVKGRLAPAKVLRFALDIARGMNYLHETKPNPIIHCDLKPKNILVDSGGILKVAGFGLARLSRLSPDKAKLGCPEARAELLSPYTAPEVYKDEIFERSVDAFSFGLILYGMMEGVQPFHPKPPQEAARIMCLDGLRPPFKIKPKHYPPDLRELIEECWDPQPVVRPTFSEIIVRLNRILTSCSKQAWWKDTFKLPW from the exons ATGGACTTGGTTGCACAGTTGAGACGAGGGATATCGCGCCAATTCTCGACCGGCTCGATAAAGCGGAGCCTCAGCCGGCAATTCACGAGACAGTCCTCCCTCGATCCTCGGCGCCACAATTTGAGGTTCAGTTTCGGGAGGCAGTCCTCCCTCGATCCCATAAGGAGGAGTCCGCAGAACGATAGGTTCTCGGTCCCTGAGAACTTGGACTCGACGATGCAGCTGCTGTTTCTGGCGTGTAGAGGTGATGTGAAGGGAGTTGAGGACTTGCTGAATGAAGGGGTCGACGTGAACAGCATCGATTTGGACGGGAGGACAGCTTTGCATATCGCGGCATGTGAGGGGCATGTGGAGGTTGTGGAGTTGCTGTTGAGTAGGAAGGCCAATATCGATGCTCGTGACCGTTGGGGGAGTACG GCAGTGGCTGATGCAAAGTTCTATGGGCATGAAGAGGTGTACAATATTCTGAAATCACGAGGAGCAATATTACCT AAAATGAGGAAGACGCCGATGGCTGTCACAAATCCTCGAGAAGTTCCAGATTATGAGCTAAATCCTTTGGAGCTTCAGGTTCGGAGGGCAGACGGTATTTCAAAG GGAACCTATCAAGTGGCTAAATGGAATGGCACAAAGGTTTCTGTTAAGATACTCGATAAGGAAAGTTGTTCACAACCTGATACCAT AAATGCCTTCAAGCACGAGCTAGAGTTGCTGGAAAAGGCGCGGCATCCTAATGTAGTCCAGTTTGTCGGAGCAGTTACCCAGAACATCCCTATGATGATTGTTTTAGAGTATCCTTCAAAA GGTGATCTTGAAAGCTATCTTCGAGTTAAAGGGCGTCTTGCCCCAGCTAAAGTTCTCAGATTTGCTCTTGATATTGCAAG GGGCATGAATTATCTTCACGAAACCAAACCCAATCCAATCATCCATTGTGACTTAAAGCCAAA AAATATTTTGGTGGATAGTGGTGGTATCCTTAAGGTAGCTGGATTTGGATTAGCGAGATTGTCAAGACTCTCGCCAGACAAAGCAAAACTGGGATGTCCAGAGGCTCGAGCTGAATTACTCA GTCCATACACAGCACCCGAGGTCTATAAGGATGAAATATTTGAGAGAAGTGTTGATGCGTTCTCTTTCGGTCTCATACTTTACGGG ATGATGGAAGGAGTGCAGCCATTCCATCCCAAGCCACCACAAGAGGCAGCAAGAATCATGTGCTTAGATGGGTTACGACCTCCTTTTAAGATCAAACCGAAACATTACCCTCCAGATTTAAGAGA GTTGATCGAGGAATGTTGGGACCCACAACCGGTTGTAAGGCCTACTTTTTCTGAGATTATCGTGAGGCTGAACAGGATCCTTACAAGCTGTTCAAAGCAGGCTTGGTGGAAAGACACGTTCAAGCTTCCCTGGTAG
- the LOC116202555 gene encoding integrin-linked protein kinase 1-like isoform X1 has protein sequence MDLVAQLRRGISRQFSTGSIKRSLSRQFTRQSSLDPRRHNLRFSFGRQSSLDPIRRSPQNDRFSVPENLDSTMQLLFLACRGDVKGVEDLLNEGVDVNSIDLDGRTALHIAACEGHVEVVELLLSRKANIDARDRWGSTAVADAKFYGHEEVYNILKSRGAILPKMRKTPMAVTNPREVPDYELNPLELQVRRADGISKGTYQVAKWNGTKVSVKILDKESCSQPDTINAFKHELELLEKARHPNVVQFVGAVTQNIPMMIVLEYPSKGDLESYLRVKGRLAPAKVLRFALDIARGMNYLHETKPNPIIHCDLKPKNILVDSGGILKVAGFGLARLSRLSPDKAKLGCPEARAELLSPYTAPEVYKDEIFERSVDAFSFGLILYGMMEGVQPFHPKPPQEAARIMCLDGLRPPFKIKPKHYPPDLRELIEECWDPQPVVRPTFSEIIVRLNRILTSCSKQAWWKDTFKLPWK, from the exons ATGGACTTGGTTGCACAGTTGAGACGAGGGATATCGCGCCAATTCTCGACCGGCTCGATAAAGCGGAGCCTCAGCCGGCAATTCACGAGACAGTCCTCCCTCGATCCTCGGCGCCACAATTTGAGGTTCAGTTTCGGGAGGCAGTCCTCCCTCGATCCCATAAGGAGGAGTCCGCAGAACGATAGGTTCTCGGTCCCTGAGAACTTGGACTCGACGATGCAGCTGCTGTTTCTGGCGTGTAGAGGTGATGTGAAGGGAGTTGAGGACTTGCTGAATGAAGGGGTCGACGTGAACAGCATCGATTTGGACGGGAGGACAGCTTTGCATATCGCGGCATGTGAGGGGCATGTGGAGGTTGTGGAGTTGCTGTTGAGTAGGAAGGCCAATATCGATGCTCGTGACCGTTGGGGGAGTACG GCAGTGGCTGATGCAAAGTTCTATGGGCATGAAGAGGTGTACAATATTCTGAAATCACGAGGAGCAATATTACCT AAAATGAGGAAGACGCCGATGGCTGTCACAAATCCTCGAGAAGTTCCAGATTATGAGCTAAATCCTTTGGAGCTTCAGGTTCGGAGGGCAGACGGTATTTCAAAG GGAACCTATCAAGTGGCTAAATGGAATGGCACAAAGGTTTCTGTTAAGATACTCGATAAGGAAAGTTGTTCACAACCTGATACCAT AAATGCCTTCAAGCACGAGCTAGAGTTGCTGGAAAAGGCGCGGCATCCTAATGTAGTCCAGTTTGTCGGAGCAGTTACCCAGAACATCCCTATGATGATTGTTTTAGAGTATCCTTCAAAA GGTGATCTTGAAAGCTATCTTCGAGTTAAAGGGCGTCTTGCCCCAGCTAAAGTTCTCAGATTTGCTCTTGATATTGCAAG GGGCATGAATTATCTTCACGAAACCAAACCCAATCCAATCATCCATTGTGACTTAAAGCCAAA AAATATTTTGGTGGATAGTGGTGGTATCCTTAAGGTAGCTGGATTTGGATTAGCGAGATTGTCAAGACTCTCGCCAGACAAAGCAAAACTGGGATGTCCAGAGGCTCGAGCTGAATTACTCA GTCCATACACAGCACCCGAGGTCTATAAGGATGAAATATTTGAGAGAAGTGTTGATGCGTTCTCTTTCGGTCTCATACTTTACGGG ATGATGGAAGGAGTGCAGCCATTCCATCCCAAGCCACCACAAGAGGCAGCAAGAATCATGTGCTTAGATGGGTTACGACCTCCTTTTAAGATCAAACCGAAACATTACCCTCCAGATTTAAGAGA GTTGATCGAGGAATGTTGGGACCCACAACCGGTTGTAAGGCCTACTTTTTCTGAGATTATCGTGAGGCTGAACAGGATCCTTACAAGCTGTTCAAAGCAGGCTTGGTGGAAAGACACGTTCAAGCTTCCCTG
- the LOC116204454 gene encoding uncharacterized protein LOC116204454, translating to MALWRCGRASTSLVSKLVNGACSNHQAFRSLSAAAADGYADAHSLRDTMMGQMLHLDINSQIGSCMPLAAMRIGTMIHNIELKPSQGGKLVRAAGTSAKILKEPTSRYVLVRLPSGHEKQIDTRCRATVGQVSNPSHGARKLRKAGQSRWLGRRPVVRGVAMNPHDHPHGGGEGRSKSSGSYGHCSRTPWGKPSKSGYKTGPLKRRR from the exons ATGGCGCTGTGGAGATGTGGCAGAGCTTCAACGAGCTTGGTGAGCAAGCTCGTCAATGGAGCCTGCAGTAATCATCAGGCCTTTCGTAGTCTTTCCGCGG CTGCAGCTGATGGGTATGCTGATGCTCATTCCTTGCGAGACACCATGATGGGACAGATGCTTCACCTCGACATAAATTCCCAAATTGGGAGCTGCATGCCTCTTGCTGCAATGCGGATCGGGACGATGATCCACAATATCGAGCTTAAGCCCAGTCAAGGTGGGAAGCTAGTTCGAGCTGCTGGTACTTCCGCTAAGATCCTGAAGGAACCCACCTCTAGATATGTCCTAGTGAGGCTGCCCTCTGGGCATGAGAAACAGATTGATACCAGGTGCCGCGCAACAGTCGGTCAGGTCTCGAACCCGAGCCATGGGGCCCGGAAGCTTAGAAAGGCAGGACAGAGCCGGTGGCTTGGTCGACGGCCGGTTGTTAGGGGTGTTGCTATGAATCCTCACGATCATCCTCACGGAGGAGGTGAGGGAAGGAGCAAAAGTAGCGGTAGCTATGGGCATTGTTCTCGCACCCCCTGGGGAAAGCCTAGCAAGTCCGGTTACAAGACTGGACCTCTTAAGCGTAGAAGATAG
- the LOC116204452 gene encoding acetolactate synthase small subunit 2, chloroplastic-like: MDPPERCRSEQGGASRPVGWTGRNGRSYSAKRSVSQVKHCIFGPGPALYYSGPIHKNRRGKMRQREYLGEQLENNPKTDKRLRRGRPLLSLVNCIELRFPISLPLRSASAQLVPSFVPSPMAALPLHSICVAKTCQESTLGVSSPFSSKVSPLISVRRSRPELKRLTASAGSLDNPIAADNSFSVNRSASSASRSKVKRHTISVFVGDESGMINRIAGVFARRGYNIESLAVGLNKDKALFTIVVSGTQKVLQQVTEQLQKLVNVLKVEDLSSEPQVERELMLVKVNAEPKHRAEIMWLVGIFRAKIVDISEHSLTIEVTGDPGKMVAVQRNLSKFGIREIARTGKIALRREKMGASAPFWRFSAASYPDLEGPTPINAMVSGARDRIVDSGSDFVGGDVYPVEPYASSSVNQVLDAHWGVLNDEDTSGLRSHTLSMLVNDMPGVLNIVTGVFARRGYNIQSLAVGHAETEGSSRITTVVPGTDESIAKLVQQLYKLVDLHEVCDITNIPFAERELMLIKIAVNASARRDVLDIASIFRAKAIDVSDHTITLELTGDLNKMVALQRLLEPYGICEVARTGRVALVRESGVDSKHLRGYSFPV, from the exons ATGGATCCTCCGGAACGGTGCCGTTCAGAGCAAGGAGGTGCGTCTCGTCCCGTGGGCTGGACAGGAAGGAACGGGAGATCTTACTCAGCTAAACGCAGCGTTTCGCAGGTGAAACACTGTATTTTCGGGCCGGGTCCCGCATTATACTATTCAGGCCCGATCCATAAAAACAGGAGGGGCAAAATGAGACAGAGAGAATACTTGGGGGAGCAACTTGAAAATAACCCAAAAACCGACAAAAGGCTGCGAAGAGGACGGCCGCTGCTGTCACTGGTTAACTGTATTGAGCTCCGTTTCCCCATTTCCCTCCCTCTGCGCTCTGCCTCTGCTCAGCTCGTTCCTTCCTTCGTTCCCTCTCCAATGGCGGCTTTGCCTCTGCACTCGATCTGCGTTGCAAAGACTTGCCAAGAGTCCACTCTTGGTGTCTCTTCTCCGTTCTCATCGAAGGTATCGCCTCTCATTTCCGTCAGGAGGAGCCGGCCTGAGCTCAAGAGACTCACGGCCTCCGCTGGAAGTCTGGACAATCCGATCGCCGCCGACAACTCCTTTTCCGTCAACCGCTCCGCTTCCTCCGCTTCCCGATCAAA GGTGAAGCGGCACACGATATCGGTGTTTGTTGGGGATGAAAGTGGTATGATAAATCGGATCGCCGGGGTGTTCGCTAGACGGGGATATAACATTGAGTCCCTTGCTGTTGGTCTGAACAAGGATAAGGCGCTTTTCACCATAGTTGTTTCTGGAACTCAGAAAGTGTTGCAGCAGGTCACGGAGCAGCTGCAAAAGCTGGTGAATGTGCTGAAG GTTGAAGATCTATCCAGTGAGCCACAGGTAGAACGTGAGTTGATGCTTGTGAAAGTAAATGCTGAACCTAAACACAGAGCTGAg ATTATGTGGCTGGTGGGCATATTCAGAGCGAAAATCGTGGATATTTCAGAACACTCCTTGACCATCGAG GTAACTGGGGATCCAGGAAAGATGGTTGCTGTCCAGAGAAATTTAAGCAAATTCGGCATCAGGGAAATTGCCCGCACTGGGAAG ATTGCCTTGAGACGGGAGAAAATGGGTGCATCTGCCCCGTTCTGGCGATTTTCAGCAGCTTCATATCCGGATCTAGAAGGACCTACACCGATCAATGCTATGGTGTCTGGTGCTAGGGATAGAATTGTTGACAGTGGAAGTGATTTTGTTGGG GGAGATGTTTATCCTGTGGAACCATATGCAAGCTCTTCCGTCAATCAAGTCCTTGATGCACATTGGGGTGTTCTCAATGACGAAGAT ACAAGCGGACTGAGATCCCATACACTCTCGATGCTTGTGAATGATATGCCGGGAGTTCTGAACATCGTGACTGGTGTGTTTGCTAGAAGGGGGTATAATATCCAG AGTTTGGCTGTTGGGCACGCAGAAACTGAAGGGAGCTCTCGCATTACAACTGTAGTGCCCGGCACAGATGAATCAATTGCCAAGTTAGTTCAGCAACTTTATAAACTGGTGGATCTTCACGAG GTTTGTGATATTACAAACATACCATTTGCAGAGCGTGAGTTGATGTTGATAAAGATCGCAGTGAATGCTTCTGCTAGACGAGATGTGCTTGACATTGCTAGCATCTTCAGAGCCAAGGCCATTGATGTGTCTGACCACACAATAACCCTTGAG CTAACAGGAGACTTGAATAAGATGGTTGCACTGCAGAGATTGTTGGAACCCTATGGCATTTGTGAG GTGGCACGAACTGGGAGGGTAGCATTGGTACGTGAATCAGGGGTGGATTCTAAGCACCTCCGTGGGTACTCTTTCCCAGTCTGA
- the LOC116204453 gene encoding 2-alkenal reductase (NADP(+)-dependent)-like — protein sequence MESELHEVVSNKQVILRDLVESGSLKESHMLLMTGTAKLKVPEGSGNVVLLKNLFLSCNPSMGVRMRNMKVGNSALFFKPGLPISGYGVARVLDSGSPNFKKGDLVWGLTTWEEYSLIIAPGTLFKIEHDDIPLSYYAGILGMPGLTAYVGFFEICSPKKGETVFISAASGAVGQLVGQFAKLLGCYVVGTAGTKEKVNLLKSKFGFDEAFIYKDEPDLDAAIKRCFPEGIDIYLDNVGGRMLDAVLLNMKIRGRIAACGMISQYNLDQPEGVHNLMKIIQKRIRIEGFLTTDHFHLYPKFLELVLPQIREGNIHYLEDITNGLESGPGALVRLFSGRNIGKQVVAVAHE from the exons ATGGAAAGTGAATTACATGAAGTGGTGAGCAACAAGCAGGTGATTCTGCGGGACCTTGTCGAGTCAGGCTCCCTGAAGGAATCACACATGCTCCTGATGACAGGAACTGCGAAATTAAAGGTCCCTGAAGGCTCGGGAAACGTTGTCCTGCTGAAGAATCTCTTCCTGTCCTGCAATCCCTCGATGGGCGTTCGAATGAGGAACATGAAAGTCGGCAATTCCGCTCTCTTCTTCAAACCCGGTTTG CCAATATCGGGATATGGAGTGGCGAGAGTTTTGGATTCGGGAAGCCCGAACTTCAAGAAAGGAGATCTCGTCTGGGGATTGACAACATGGGAGGAGTACAGTCTGATAATTGCACCAGGAACCCTGTTCAAAATTGAACATGATGATATTCCTCTTTCCTACTATGCCGGTATACTCG GTATGCCGGGACTGACAGCTTATGTCGGATTCTTTGAGATATGCTCCCCTAAGAAAGGAGAGACAGTCTTCATTTCAGCTGCTTCTGGAGCAGTCGGTCAGCTGGTGGGTCAGTTTGCCAAGTTGCTTGGTTGCTACGTCGTTGGGACCGCAGGCACCAAAGAGAAG GTCAATCTGCTGAAGAGTAAGTTCGGGTTCGATGAAGCTTTCATCTATAAAGATGAACCCGACCTCGATGCAGCCATCAAGAG ATGCTTCCCGGAAGGTATTGATATATACTTGGATAACGTCGGGGGAAGGATGCTTGATGCCGTGCTGCTTAACATGAAGATCCGGGGGAGGATAGCTGCTTGCGGGATGATCTCACAGTACAATCTCGACCAGCCCGAAGGTGTCCACAACTTGATGAAGATCATCCAAAAACGGATCCGAATAGAGGGCTTCCTAACTACCGATCACTTCCATCTCTACCCGAAGTTTCTCGAGCTGGTCCTACCTCAGATAAGAGAAGGAAATATTCATTACCTCGAAGACATCACCAATGGGCTGGAGAGTGGCCCAGGAGCTCTGGTCAGGCTCTTCTCGGGACGCAATATTGGGAAACAGGTGGTGGCAGTGGCTCATGAATAG
- the LOC116203159 gene encoding 2-alkenal reductase (NADP(+)-dependent)-like, which translates to MESSELHEEMSNKQVILRNFVVSGSPKESDMFLRTGTAKLKVPEGSENAVLLKNLYLSCDPTMGIRMRNMKVPGSALLFESGSPIRGYGVARVLDSGNPNFKKGDLVWGLTTWEEYSLITAPQILFRIEHADVPLSYYTGLLGMPGLTAYIGFFEICTPKKGETVFISAASGAVGQLVGQFAKLLGCYVVGTAGSKEKVNLLKSKFGFDEAFNYKDEPDLVAAIKGCFPEGIDIYFDNVGGKMLDAVLLNMKIRGRIAACGMISQYNHDQPDGVHNLMNIVLKSLRMEGFLTSDLFHLYPKFLELLLPQIREGKVNYVEDISYGLESGPRALVGLFSGQNVGKKVVAVAHE; encoded by the exons ATGGAGAGTAGTGAATTGCACGAAGAGATGAGCAACAAGCAGGTGATTCTACGGAACTTCGTCGTGTCTGGCTCACCCAAGGAATCAGACATGTTCCTGAGGACAGGAACTGCGAAACTGAAGGTCCCAGAAGGCTCAGAAAATGCTGTCCTGCTGAAGAATCTGTACCTGTCCTGCGATCCCACGATGGGCATCCGAATGAGGAACATGAAGGTCCCAGGTTCCGCGCTCCTCTTCGAGTCCGGTTCG CCAATAAGGGGATACGGAGTGGCGAGAGTTTTGGATTCGGGAAACCCGAACTTCAAGAAAGGCGATCTTGTCTGGGGACTGACAACATGGGAGGAGTACAGTCTCATCACTGCACCACAGATACTGTTCAGAATCGAACACGCTGATGTTCCTCTTTCCTACTATACTGGTCTACTCG GTATGCCGGGACTGACCGCTTATATTGGATTCTTTGAGATATGCACTCCGAAGAAAGGAGAGACTGTCTTCATTTCAGCCGCTTCGGGAGCAGTCGGTCAGCTGGTCGGTCAGTTTGCAAAGTTGCTCGGTTGCTATGTTGTTGGGACAGCCGGCAGCAAAGAGAAG GTCAACCTACTGAAGAGTAAGTTCGGGTTCGACGAGGCTTTCAACTATAAGGATGAACCCGACCTTGTCGCAGCCATCAAGGG ATGCTTCCCGGAAGGGATTGATATATACTTCGACAACGTCGGGGGAAAGATGCTCGATGCCGTGCTGCTCAACATGAAGATCCGTGGCAGGATAGCAGCGTGCGGGATGATCTCGCAGTACAATCATGATCAGCCGGATGGTGTCCACAACTTGATGAACATCGTCCTCAAAAGTCTACGCATGGAGGGTTTCCTGACTTCTGATCTCTTCCATCTCTACCCAAAGTTTCTCGAGCTGCTCCTGCCTCAGATAAGAGAAGGAAAGGTTAATTACGTTGAAGATATCTCCTACGGGCTTGAGAGCGGCCCGAGAGCTTTAGTCGGGCTCTTCTCAGGCCAGAACGTCGGGAAAAAGGTTGTGGCAGTGGCTCACGAGTAG
- the LOC116205558 gene encoding 2-alkenal reductase (NADP(+)-dependent)-like produces the protein MAAVEVSNKQVVLRDYVEGFPKDSDLQVTTGMVRLSVPEGSNAVLVKNLYLSCDPYMRNLMSKLVGSDIESFKPGSPIAGYGVCKVIDSGHPNFKKGDLVWGITGWEEYSLITAPETFFKIKHTDVPLSYYTGLLGMPGMTAYAGFFKVCSPKKGETVFVSAASGAVGQLVGQFAKSTGCYVVGSAGSKEKVELLKNKFKFDDAFNYKEEPDQDAALKRYFPDGIDIYFENVGGKMLDAVLLNMKPHGRIAACGMVSQYNLKQPEGVHNLFQIVVKRIRMEGFVAFEYYPQYPEYLEMVLPLIREGKIVYVEDIAEGLTSGPAALVGLFSGKNVGKQVVAVARE, from the exons ATGGCAGCGGTAGAGGTGAGCAACAAGCAGGTGGTCCTCCGGGACTACGTGGAGGGTTTCCCCAAGGATTCCGACCTGCAGGTGACGACGGGGATGGTGAGGCTCTCCGTCCCGGAAGGGTCCAACGCCGTGCTGGTGAAGAATCTCTACCTGTCCTGCGACCCCTACATGCGGAACCTCATGTCGAAGCTCGTCGGGAGCGATATCGAATCCTTCAAGCCCGGCTCT CCCATAGCTGGATACGGGGTGTGCAAAGTAATTGATTCAGGGCACCCGAACTTCAAGAAGGGAGACCTGGTCTGGGGGATCACTGGATGGGAAGAATACTCACTCATCACTGCACCTGAGACTTTTTTCAAGATCAAGCACACGGACGTGCCGCTCTCCTACTACACTGGTCTCCTTG GAATGCCCGGGATGACTGCATATGCTGGGTTTTTCAAGGTATGTTCTCCAAAGAAGGGAGAGACTGTGTTTGTTTCCGCAGCATCAGGGGCAGTGGGTCAACTTGTTGGCCAGTTTGCAAAGTCCACAGGATGCTATGTGGTTGGAAGCGCCGGAAGCAAAGAAAAG GTTGAGTTGCTGAAGAACAAGTTCAAGTTTGATGATGCTTTCAACTATAAGGAAGAGCCTGACCAGGATGCAGCTCTCAAAAG GTATTTCCCTGACGGAATCGATATTTACTTCGAGAATGTTGGGGGAAAGATGCTCGATGCGGTGCTGCTCAACATGAAGCCACATGGGCGAATCGCAGCGTGCGGGATGGTCTCGCAATACAACCTCAAGCAGCCTGAGGGGGTCCACAACCTGTTCCAAATCGTCGTGAAACGGATCCGGATGGAGGGTTTCGTGGCCTTTGAATACTATCCCCAGTACCCTGAGTACCTTGAGATGGTACTGCCTCTAATCAGAGAAGGGAAGATAGTATACGTCGAAGACATAGCTGAGGGCCTCACGAGTGGCCCAGCAGCACTGGTTGGGCTCTTCTCGGGCAAAAATGTCGGGAAGCAAGTGGTCGCAGTGGCTCGTGAGTGA
- the LOC116203158 gene encoding 2-alkenal reductase (NADP(+)-dependent)-like: MSIITSINSVFSVVTYWCDSPDVQPADRLTDQEFVIVHFSVTLLQYVDLLKNKFKFDDAFNYEEETDLAAAVKSSSTYQAHHKEHLKCTLRLLITLQCYILLVSHRYFPDGIDIYFENVRGKMLDAVLLNMKSHGRIAECGMVLQYNLKQPEGVHNLFQIVVKRIRMEGFVVVEYSPQYPEYLGMVLPQIREGKIVYVEDIAEGIKSGPAALIELFFGKNVGKQVVAVARE, from the exons ATGTCGATTATCACTTCAATCAATAGCGTCTTCAGCGTGGTGACCTATTGGTGCGATAGTCCCGATGTCCAACCAGCTGATCGACTTACTGACCAAGAATTTGTCATTGTCCATTTTTCAGTCACATTATTGCAATAT GTCGACCTGTTGAAGAACAAGTTTAAGTTTGATGATGCTTTCAACTATGAGGAAGAGACCGACCTGGCCGCAGCCGTCAAAAG TTCTTCGACTTATCAAGCTCATCACAAAGAGCATTTGAAGTGCACATTAAGACTTCTCATCACT TTGCAATGTTATATTCTTTTGGTTTCTCATAGATACTTCCCAGATGGGATTGATATCTACTTCGAAAACGTGAGGGGAAAGATGCTCGACGCAGTGCTGCTCAACATGAAGTCACATGGGCGAATCGCAGAGTGTGGGATGGTCTTGCAGTACAACCTCAAGCAGCCTGAGGGGGTCCACAACCTCTTCCAAATCGTCGTGAAACGGATCCGGATGGAGGGTTTCGTGGTCGTTGAATACTCTCCCCAGTACCCAGAGTACCTCGGGATGGTATTGCCTCAAATCAGAGAAGGGAAGATAGTATACGTCGAAGACATTGCTGAGGGCATCAAGAGCGGCCCAGCTGCGCTAATTGAGCTCTTCTTTGGCAAGAATGTCGGGAAGCAAGTGGTTGCAGTGGCTCGTGAATAA
- the LOC116205440 gene encoding 2-alkenal reductase (NADP(+)-dependent)-like — protein sequence MAAVEASNKQVVLRDYVEGFPRESDLLVTTGTVRLSVPEGSNAVLVKNLYLSCDPYMRNRMSKLVGSYIESFKPGSPIAGYGVCKVIDSGHPNFKKGDLVWGITGWEEYSLITAPETFFKIKHTDVPLSYYTGLLGMPGMTAYAGFFKVCSPKKGETVFVSAASGAVGQLVGQFAKSTGCYVVGSAGSKEKVELLKNKFKFDDAFNYKEEPDLDAALKRYFPDGIDIYFENVGGKMLDAVLLNMKMHGRIAVCGMVSQYNLKQPEGIHNLFQIVVKRIRMEGFLVFEYYPQYPEYLEMVLPLIREGKIVYVEDIAEGLTSGPAALVGLFSGKNVGKQVVAVARE from the exons ATGGCAGCGGTAGAGGCGAGCAACAAGCAGGTGGTCCTCCGGGACTACGTGGAGGGCTTCCCCAGGGAGTCCGACCTGCTGGTGACGACGGGGACGGTGAGGCTCTCCGTCCCGGAAGGGTCCAACGCCGTACTGGTGAAGAATCTCTACCTGTCCTGCGACCCCTACATGCGGAACCGCATGTCGAAGCTCGTCGGGAGCTATATCGAATCCTTCAAGCCCGGCTCT CCCATAGCTGGATACGGGGTGTGCAAAGTAATTGATTCAGGGCACCCGAACTTCAAGAAGGGAGACCTGGTCTGGGGGATCACTGGATGGGAAGAATACTCACTCATCACTGCACCTGAGACTTTTTTCAAGATCAAGCACACGGATGTGCCGCTCTCCTACTACACTGGTCTCCTTG GAATGCCCGGGATGACTGCATATGCTGGGTTTTTCAAGGTATGTTCTCCAAAGAAGGGAGAGACTGTGTTTGTTTCCGCAGCATCAGGGGCAGTGGGTCAACTTGTTGGCCAGTTTGCAAAGTCCACAGGATGCTATGTGGTTGGAAGCGCCGGAAGCAAAGAAAAG GTTGAGTTGCTGAAGAACAAGTTCAAGTTTGATGATGCTTTCAACTATAAGGAAGAGCCTGACCTGGATGCAGCTCTCAAAAG GTATTTTCCTGACGGAATCGATATCTACTTCGAGAATGTTGGGGGAAAGATGCTCGATGCGGTGCTGCTCAACATGAAGATGCATGGGCGAATTGCAGTGTGTGGGATGGTCTCGCAGTACAACCTTAAGCAGCCTGAGGGGATCCACAACCTCTTCCAAATTGTCGTGAAACGGATCCGGATGGAGGGTTTCTTGGTCTTCGAATACTATCCCCAGTACCCAGAGTACCTCGAGATGGTACTGCCTCTTATCAGAGAAGGTAAGATAGTATACGTGGAAGACATAGCTGAGGGCCTCACGAGTGGCCCCGCCGCACTGGTTGGGCTCTTCTCGGGCAAAAACGTCGGGAAGCAAGTGGTCGCAGTGGCTCGTGAGTAA